A section of the Agromyces aurantiacus genome encodes:
- a CDS encoding MinD/ParA family ATP-binding protein → MAEHDDQTGSTRRPRSRTTERSDDRRAPAGPAEPGQPDESIDVRVDLPPAPPPNMPDDEVAVAIDDVAVDPGGLGAVSTGTTSVEVLTPALSRGGYRHAAGRDASPYGALLAADASRTRRERLTTDTGAHVAIVEEADGELVAAEVPETPESLTADRLIDLNRTTRPAPQGGFNRFLYEATLHLVNLGDSAKVRAHRAMNERIGRRFEGGARFVPVLTRKGGVGKTTITTLLGMALADARDDRVIAIDANPDRGTLAERVDRQTRETVRDVVSRASSIGGFTDFSKFVSRDETRLDILASDTDPTLSEAFDADDYNVVAGLAARYYSLVLTDCGTGIVHSVMRATLQRADSIVVVSGGSVDEARLASETLTWLEANGYGELVRNAVVAINLATQGTHLVKVDEIEAHFQSRVREIVRIPYDPQLAAGSVVHWADLRPVTQHAARELAALVVEGLPVERGH, encoded by the coding sequence GTGGCAGAACACGATGATCAGACGGGCTCGACCCGTCGCCCGCGTTCCCGCACCACCGAGCGTTCCGACGACCGTCGGGCGCCTGCCGGGCCGGCCGAGCCGGGCCAGCCCGACGAGTCGATCGACGTGCGCGTCGACCTGCCGCCCGCGCCGCCGCCGAACATGCCCGACGACGAGGTGGCGGTCGCCATCGACGACGTCGCGGTCGACCCGGGCGGTCTCGGCGCGGTGAGCACGGGCACCACGTCGGTCGAGGTGCTCACGCCGGCGTTGTCGCGCGGGGGCTACCGGCACGCGGCCGGGCGCGATGCATCCCCGTACGGCGCGCTGCTCGCCGCCGACGCGTCGCGCACGCGACGCGAGCGCCTCACCACCGACACGGGTGCGCACGTCGCGATCGTCGAGGAGGCCGACGGCGAGCTCGTCGCGGCCGAGGTCCCCGAGACGCCGGAGTCGCTCACGGCCGACCGGCTCATCGACCTCAATCGCACCACGCGACCCGCGCCGCAGGGCGGATTCAACCGGTTCCTCTACGAGGCGACCCTGCACCTGGTCAACCTCGGCGACTCGGCGAAGGTCCGGGCCCATCGGGCGATGAACGAGCGGATCGGACGGCGCTTCGAGGGCGGGGCGCGGTTCGTGCCCGTGCTGACCCGGAAGGGCGGCGTCGGCAAGACGACCATCACGACGCTGCTCGGCATGGCCCTCGCCGACGCGCGCGACGACCGCGTGATCGCGATCGACGCCAATCCCGATCGCGGCACGCTCGCCGAGCGGGTCGACCGGCAGACGCGCGAGACCGTGCGCGACGTCGTCTCGCGAGCCTCCTCGATCGGCGGGTTCACCGACTTCTCGAAGTTCGTCTCGCGTGACGAGACGCGCCTCGACATCCTCGCGTCCGACACCGACCCCACGCTGTCCGAGGCGTTCGACGCCGATGACTACAACGTGGTCGCCGGCCTCGCCGCGCGGTACTACTCGCTCGTGCTCACCGACTGCGGCACCGGCATCGTGCACTCGGTCATGCGGGCGACGCTGCAGCGGGCCGACTCGATCGTCGTCGTCTCGGGCGGCAGCGTCGACGAGGCGCGCCTGGCCTCGGAGACCCTCACCTGGCTCGAGGCGAACGGGTACGGCGAGCTCGTGCGCAACGCCGTCGTCGCGATCAACCTCGCCACGCAGGGCACGCACCTGGTCAAGGTCGACGAGATCGAGGCGCACTTCCAGTCCCGCGTGCGCGAGATCGTGCGCATCCCGTACGACCCCCAGCTCGCGGCCGGCTCGGTCGTGCACTGGGCCGACCTGCGCCCGGTGACGCAGCACGCCGCCCGCGAGCTCGCCGCGCTCGTGGTGGAGGGCCTGCCCGTCGAACGCGGCCACTGA